A window of the Aquimarina spinulae genome harbors these coding sequences:
- a CDS encoding TonB-dependent receptor: MKYSIYILMIFCFGYVQSQTIKGKIYDTFANPLDGAYVLNTTSENHTHTLENGKFVLDNVSVGNTLTIRLLGFETQQLVVRAEDFTKEQTITLKDKIFQLDELIVKQEINPLQLITKLDMKTNPVNSSQEILRRVPGLFIGQHAGGGKAEQIFLRGFDVDHGTDIAISVDGMPVNMVSHAHGQGYADLHFVIPETIGKVDLGKGAYYADQGNFNTAGYVSFSTKERFKNNQIKIEAGDFNTLRTVGLFNLFEASAKEDMFLALEYLESDGPFNSAQNFNRINLATKYTTQLSDNNKISVSGSHFTSRWDASGQVPIRAVVQGLITRFGAIDDTEGGKTSRTNFNVNYNKFISDNTTLKTNAYYTHYDFELYSNFTFFLNDPINGDQIRQREDRDIFGFNSRLNSFFSWNDINIDINAGIGVRNDAISNNELSRTRNRTETLENVSLGNVNETNSYSFLETVFDFGKFKITPALRWDYFKYIYDDALLLDYRTQSNTKSILTPKLQFSYDPTDNLNVFLKSGIGFHGNDTRVVVAQRGEKILPKAYSIDIGLNWKPFSKLFFNAAFWYLELDQEFVYVGDEGVVEPSGKTRRLGLDLSARYQIKDWLYFDTDITYTQSRSLDAPKGEDHIPLAPKFTATGGISFDKIHNFSGGFRYRYLGDRAANEDNSIVAKGYTIVDANVNYTWRNFNIGVTIENLFNSEWNETQFATESRLFNESESVEEIHFTPGTPFFAKVGVTYSF, translated from the coding sequence ATGAAGTACTCTATTTACATACTAATGATCTTTTGTTTTGGTTATGTACAAAGCCAAACTATAAAAGGTAAGATTTACGACACTTTTGCTAATCCTCTGGATGGAGCATATGTTTTGAATACGACATCAGAAAATCATACGCATACCCTCGAAAACGGAAAGTTTGTTTTAGACAATGTTTCTGTTGGGAATACACTAACCATTCGTTTATTGGGGTTCGAAACCCAACAATTAGTGGTTAGAGCAGAAGATTTTACTAAAGAACAGACTATTACATTAAAAGATAAGATATTTCAGTTAGACGAATTAATAGTAAAACAAGAAATAAACCCATTGCAGCTAATTACTAAACTGGATATGAAGACCAATCCAGTTAACTCTTCTCAGGAAATACTTCGCAGGGTACCTGGTTTATTTATTGGGCAACATGCCGGAGGAGGAAAAGCAGAGCAGATATTTCTTAGAGGTTTTGATGTAGATCATGGTACCGATATAGCCATTTCTGTAGACGGGATGCCAGTGAATATGGTATCTCATGCACACGGACAAGGATATGCTGATCTTCATTTTGTAATCCCAGAAACTATAGGCAAAGTAGACCTGGGTAAAGGTGCTTATTATGCAGATCAAGGTAATTTTAATACCGCAGGGTATGTTTCTTTCAGCACAAAAGAAAGATTTAAGAACAATCAAATCAAAATAGAAGCAGGGGACTTTAATACTCTTAGGACGGTTGGTTTATTTAATCTTTTTGAAGCCTCGGCAAAAGAAGATATGTTTTTGGCATTAGAATATCTAGAAAGTGATGGTCCTTTTAACTCTGCACAGAATTTTAATAGAATTAATCTAGCTACAAAATATACAACACAGCTTTCTGATAACAATAAGATATCGGTATCCGGCTCTCATTTTACCAGTAGATGGGATGCATCTGGGCAAGTCCCAATCAGGGCAGTAGTGCAGGGTTTAATTACCAGATTTGGAGCAATAGATGATACCGAAGGCGGTAAGACATCAAGAACAAATTTTAATGTTAATTATAACAAATTTATATCTGATAATACGACATTAAAAACCAATGCATATTATACTCATTATGATTTTGAACTGTATTCTAATTTCACTTTTTTTCTTAATGATCCGATTAATGGTGACCAGATTAGACAAAGAGAAGATCGTGATATTTTTGGGTTCAATAGTAGGTTAAATTCATTTTTCTCCTGGAATGATATTAATATTGATATTAATGCAGGAATAGGAGTACGTAATGATGCTATTTCAAACAATGAATTGTCCCGAACACGTAATAGAACTGAGACGTTGGAGAATGTAAGTTTAGGAAATGTGAATGAAACCAATTCATATAGCTTTCTAGAAACCGTTTTTGACTTCGGAAAATTTAAAATAACACCTGCACTACGTTGGGATTATTTTAAATATATATATGACGATGCGCTATTGCTAGATTATAGGACACAATCTAATACAAAAAGCATTCTTACTCCAAAACTTCAATTTTCATATGACCCTACAGATAACCTGAATGTTTTCTTAAAATCAGGAATTGGTTTTCATGGTAATGATACTAGAGTAGTGGTAGCACAGCGAGGAGAAAAAATATTACCCAAAGCATATTCGATTGATATTGGGTTAAACTGGAAACCATTTTCAAAACTATTTTTTAATGCGGCATTTTGGTATTTAGAATTAGATCAGGAATTTGTGTATGTTGGGGATGAAGGTGTTGTAGAACCCAGCGGAAAAACAAGAAGATTAGGACTAGATTTAAGTGCTAGGTATCAAATTAAGGATTGGCTGTATTTTGATACAGATATTACGTATACACAATCCAGAAGTTTGGATGCACCTAAAGGAGAAGATCATATACCATTGGCACCAAAATTTACAGCTACAGGAGGAATTAGTTTTGATAAAATACACAATTTTTCTGGCGGATTTAGATATCGATATTTGGGCGATCGAGCCGCAAATGAAGACAATAGTATTGTAGCAAAAGGCTATACCATTGTCGATGCAAATGTTAATTATACATGGAGAAACTTTAACATTGGAGTTACCATAGAAAACTTATTTAACAGTGAATGGAACGAAACGCAATTTGCTACCGAATCCAGATTGTTTAATGAATCAGAGTCTGTAGAAGAGATACATTTTACCCCAGGTACACCTTTTTTTGCTAAGGTAGGAGTAACATATAGTTTTTAA
- a CDS encoding MauE/DoxX family redox-associated membrane protein, which yields MNWHLYILSFIFGIAGVFHLIRPKAFMRIMPLYIPYHKLLVYISGIAEILVSCGLLFTTTRTVSAWSIIFMLILFFPVHIHMLTHKKASLNLPKFVLVIRLLLQFGLIYWAYLYL from the coding sequence ATGAACTGGCATTTATATATTTTATCCTTCATCTTCGGTATTGCCGGAGTTTTTCATCTAATTCGTCCTAAGGCATTCATGAGAATCATGCCTTTGTATATTCCTTATCATAAACTTTTGGTTTATATAAGTGGTATTGCTGAAATTCTTGTGAGTTGCGGTTTATTATTTACAACAACCAGGACGGTTTCTGCCTGGAGTATAATTTTTATGCTCATTCTATTTTTTCCGGTTCATATACATATGCTTACACATAAAAAAGCGAGTTTAAATCTACCAAAATTCGTTTTAGTCATTAGATTATTACTACAATTTGGTTTGATTTATTGGGCCTATCTTTACCTTTAG